In Rhodobacter xanthinilyticus, a single window of DNA contains:
- a CDS encoding type I restriction endonuclease subunit R, whose amino-acid sequence MAVTGINSEDRLVQATFAEHLETVLGWENVYAWNHETFGPDGTLGRKDTTEAVLTRDLRAALRRLNPDLPDAAIEDAIRALTVFDVSRSMVQHNRDFYRMLRSGVPVTYRDAQGRQKSARARVLDFDNTPGANRFLAVRELKLTGIRSPNYNRRADLVCFVNGLPLVFIELKAVYKNIRAGFDGNLRDYMDENVIAHAFHHNAFLIVSNGDRARYGSITSEWEHFYEWKRLHEADEGSVDAERLLNGMLAHDRLLDLVENFILFDESKPGATRKVVARNHQVLGVNRAVVSVARQEAIKAEIPPGERLRHRVVELPLERKPPAKRKTGDQALVAAETALPSFIPEGPVDIIERAHPDLGRLGVFWHTQGSGKSYSMAFFAEKVRRKVPGNFTFLLMTDRNDLDSQIYKTFVGCGVAGNETPRAASGDDLERILKENNQYIFSLIHKFNKDVDPKKPYSERDDIIVISDEAHRTQAGRLARNMRLALPNAAFIGFTGTPLFKQDEITKRIFGEYVSRYDFKRSEEDGATVKLVYENRGEKLGVAKTDLNDRIAEKIEQAELDPDQAALLDKLLGKDYEVITADERLDRIAADFVEHCATRWESGKSLFVCIDKITCARMYQMIAPRWRAKAADVRAAADAKQTEADAAADESLRAALTEQAQELSAQAFWLEETIVEIIISEAQNEVADFKKWGFDIIPHRALMKQGFDTGNGERVDVETAFKNPKHPFRVAIVCAMWLTGFDVECLSTLYIDKPMKAHTLMQAIARANRVYPGKDFGLIVDYNGMLASLRAALAQYALGDDGTGDEEIIAPIEERVQAFLEAIEATEAHLRDLGFDPSVLLGSKGFVRIKGLKDAVEAVYSTDDAKRRFEILARQVFIRFKALLMEPSTWAHAERHDNIEAIYKKLTERRDTADVTELLKELHRIVNEAIRTQTPGDDQAEGLTFDLSQIDLEKLRDEFAKKVRRKATALQDIRDIVEQKLAEMLARNPARMDYQVKYEAIIADYNREKDRTTIEETFRRLVELVNSLDEEQKRAAKEGLGEDELALFDLLLKDNLDKPSRERVKQASRDLLASIKARLAELDRFWEKEQTKADIEVFILDEVFASLPSPPFTPDEKKALAANVYAHVWQQAVHGGFAQAA is encoded by the coding sequence ATGGCAGTAACGGGTATCAACAGCGAGGACAGACTGGTCCAGGCCACCTTCGCCGAGCATTTGGAAACAGTGCTTGGCTGGGAAAACGTCTACGCCTGGAACCACGAGACCTTCGGACCGGACGGCACGCTGGGGCGCAAGGACACGACGGAGGCGGTCCTGACCCGCGACCTGCGCGCAGCGCTGCGTCGCCTCAACCCCGACTTGCCGGACGCGGCCATCGAGGACGCGATCCGCGCCCTGACCGTCTTTGACGTCAGCCGCTCGATGGTGCAGCACAACCGCGACTTCTACCGCATGCTGCGCAGTGGCGTGCCCGTCACCTATCGCGACGCGCAGGGCCGCCAGAAATCCGCCCGCGCCCGGGTGCTCGACTTCGACAACACGCCCGGTGCCAACCGCTTCCTCGCCGTGCGCGAGTTGAAGCTGACCGGCATCCGCTCGCCCAATTACAACCGCCGCGCCGATCTGGTCTGCTTCGTCAACGGCCTGCCACTGGTCTTCATCGAGCTGAAGGCCGTCTACAAGAACATCCGTGCGGGATTCGACGGCAACCTGCGCGACTACATGGACGAAAATGTCATCGCCCATGCGTTCCACCACAACGCCTTCCTGATCGTCTCGAACGGCGACCGCGCCCGCTATGGCTCGATCACCAGCGAATGGGAGCATTTTTACGAGTGGAAGCGTCTGCATGAGGCGGATGAAGGCAGCGTCGATGCGGAACGGCTCCTGAACGGCATGCTGGCGCATGACCGGCTGCTCGATCTGGTCGAGAACTTCATCCTGTTCGACGAAAGCAAGCCGGGGGCCACCCGTAAGGTGGTGGCGCGGAACCATCAGGTCCTGGGTGTGAACCGCGCTGTGGTCTCGGTCGCGCGGCAGGAGGCGATCAAGGCAGAGATCCCGCCCGGAGAACGCCTGCGGCATCGCGTGGTGGAACTGCCGCTGGAACGCAAGCCGCCGGCGAAACGCAAGACGGGCGACCAGGCGCTTGTCGCAGCGGAAACTGCCTTGCCGTCCTTCATCCCCGAAGGTCCCGTCGACATAATCGAGCGGGCACACCCCGATCTGGGCCGGCTGGGGGTGTTCTGGCACACGCAGGGCAGCGGCAAGTCCTATTCGATGGCATTCTTCGCCGAGAAGGTAAGGCGCAAGGTGCCGGGCAATTTCACCTTCCTGCTGATGACCGACCGGAACGATCTCGACAGCCAGATCTACAAGACCTTCGTGGGCTGTGGCGTTGCCGGAAACGAGACCCCGCGCGCGGCATCCGGCGATGATCTGGAACGCATCCTGAAGGAGAACAACCAGTACATCTTCAGCCTGATCCACAAGTTCAACAAGGACGTGGACCCGAAGAAGCCCTACAGCGAGCGTGACGACATCATCGTGATCTCGGACGAGGCGCATCGCACGCAGGCCGGACGGCTAGCGCGCAACATGCGCCTGGCGCTGCCCAATGCCGCCTTCATCGGCTTCACCGGCACGCCGCTGTTCAAGCAGGACGAGATCACCAAGCGCATCTTCGGTGAGTATGTCTCGCGCTACGACTTCAAGCGATCCGAGGAGGACGGCGCCACCGTCAAACTGGTCTACGAGAACCGGGGCGAGAAGCTCGGCGTCGCCAAGACCGACCTGAACGACCGGATCGCCGAGAAGATTGAGCAGGCCGAGCTCGACCCCGATCAGGCGGCACTTCTCGATAAGCTGCTCGGCAAGGACTATGAGGTCATCACTGCCGATGAGCGGCTCGACAGGATCGCCGCCGATTTCGTGGAGCACTGCGCGACGAGGTGGGAATCGGGCAAATCCCTGTTCGTGTGCATCGACAAGATCACCTGCGCTCGGATGTACCAGATGATCGCCCCACGCTGGCGGGCCAAGGCTGCGGACGTCAGGGCGGCGGCGGATGCCAAGCAGACCGAAGCGGATGCCGCCGCTGATGAATCCCTACGCGCCGCGCTCACAGAGCAAGCCCAAGAATTAAGTGCGCAGGCTTTCTGGCTCGAGGAAACCATCGTCGAGATCATCATCAGCGAGGCACAGAACGAAGTTGCGGACTTCAAGAAATGGGGGTTCGACATCATCCCGCATCGCGCCTTGATGAAGCAGGGCTTCGATACCGGGAACGGCGAGCGGGTCGATGTCGAGACGGCCTTCAAGAATCCCAAGCACCCGTTCCGCGTCGCTATTGTCTGCGCAATGTGGCTGACCGGTTTCGACGTGGAATGCTTGTCGACGCTCTACATCGACAAGCCGATGAAAGCGCATACGCTGATGCAGGCCATAGCGCGGGCAAACAGGGTGTATCCGGGCAAGGACTTCGGCCTGATCGTCGACTACAACGGAATGCTTGCCAGCCTGCGTGCCGCGCTCGCCCAGTACGCGCTCGGCGATGATGGCACAGGTGACGAAGAGATCATCGCGCCCATCGAGGAGCGGGTTCAGGCCTTTCTCGAAGCCATCGAAGCGACTGAGGCGCATTTGCGCGATCTCGGCTTCGACCCTAGCGTTCTTCTCGGCTCGAAGGGATTTGTGCGCATCAAGGGCCTGAAGGACGCCGTGGAAGCCGTCTATTCGACGGACGACGCCAAGCGTCGTTTCGAGATCCTTGCGCGGCAGGTATTCATCAGGTTCAAGGCGCTGCTGATGGAACCGAGCACGTGGGCGCATGCCGAGCGGCACGACAACATCGAGGCGATCTACAAGAAGCTGACCGAGCGACGCGACACGGCTGACGTTACAGAGCTGTTGAAGGAGTTGCACCGGATCGTCAACGAGGCCATCCGCACGCAGACGCCGGGGGACGACCAGGCCGAAGGCCTGACATTCGACCTGAGTCAGATCGACCTTGAAAAACTGCGGGATGAGTTCGCAAAGAAGGTCCGGCGCAAAGCAACCGCGCTCCAGGACATCCGCGACATCGTCGAACAGAAACTCGCCGAGATGCTGGCGCGCAATCCCGCCAGGATGGACTATCAGGTAAAATACGAGGCGATCATCGCCGACTACAATCGGGAGAAAGACCGGACCACCATCGAGGAGACGTTCCGCCGACTGGTTGAGCTCGTGAACAGTCTGGACGAGGAACAGAAGCGCGCAGCGAAGGAAGGGCTTGGCGAGGATGAACTCGCGCTCTTCGACCTGCTGCTCAAGGATAATCTGGACAAGCCGTCCCGTGAGCGGGTGAAGCAGGCCAGCCGCGACCTCTTGGCGTCTATAAAGGCGCGTCTGGCTGAGCTCGATCGCTTCTGGGAGAAGGAGCAGACCAAGGCCGATATCGAGGTCTTCATCTTGGATGAGGTCTTCGCAAGCCTACCGTCACCGCCCTTCACGCCCGACGAAAAGAAGGCTCTTGCTGCAAACGTCTACGCACATGTGTGGCAGCAGGCCGTGCATGGTGGCTTCGCGCAGGCGGCATAG
- a CDS encoding restriction endonuclease subunit S → MSWRECTLGEVVRFQRGHDLPDQDRKPGDVPVIGSAGPNGWHNEAKARGPGVSIGRSGASIGKVTYTPTDYWPHNACLFVTDFLGNDPRFVYYFLKTKDLTSLNSGAAQPSLNRNFVHLVPVRVPGGNEQRAIADILSAYDDLIETNRRRIALLEEAARLLYREWFVHFRFPGHEHVPRTDGLPEGWERRAITDLADIYRGKSYKSSELVEDGGQPFINLKCFERGGGFRVSGLKWFRGEHKEHHRAEAGDIVIAVTDMTRDAMIVAQAARVPRTVGENAIYSMDLVKAAPKEGIDPLWFYGMLRFSRFSAEVREEATGATVLHLKPKHIEAWHALVAPRVLRGLFSEQFSAILDQVDNLELQNEKLAQTRDLLLPRLMNGDIAV, encoded by the coding sequence GTGAGTTGGCGCGAATGCACCCTCGGAGAGGTCGTTCGCTTTCAGCGGGGGCATGACCTCCCCGATCAGGACCGAAAACCTGGCGATGTTCCTGTAATCGGTTCTGCCGGCCCGAACGGGTGGCACAACGAAGCTAAGGCAAGGGGCCCAGGAGTTTCTATAGGTCGCAGCGGTGCCTCCATCGGTAAGGTCACCTACACGCCTACAGACTATTGGCCGCATAACGCCTGCCTTTTTGTCACGGACTTTCTCGGCAACGATCCTCGCTTCGTATACTACTTCTTGAAAACCAAGGACCTGACATCGCTAAATTCCGGAGCGGCTCAGCCATCGCTGAACCGGAATTTTGTGCACCTCGTCCCGGTGCGGGTTCCCGGCGGAAACGAGCAAAGGGCAATCGCCGATATCCTCTCAGCCTACGACGACCTTATCGAGACCAACCGGCGGCGGATTGCGCTGTTGGAGGAGGCGGCGCGGCTGCTCTACCGCGAGTGGTTCGTCCACTTCCGCTTCCCCGGCCACGAACACGTCCCCCGCACCGATGGCCTACCCGAGGGGTGGGAGCGGCGAGCGATTACTGACCTAGCCGATATCTATCGTGGCAAGAGCTACAAGAGTTCGGAATTGGTGGAAGACGGTGGCCAGCCTTTCATCAACCTGAAATGCTTTGAACGTGGAGGTGGGTTCCGCGTATCTGGACTGAAGTGGTTCAGAGGCGAGCACAAGGAGCATCACCGCGCCGAGGCGGGCGATATTGTGATCGCCGTTACCGATATGACGCGGGATGCGATGATCGTGGCGCAAGCAGCGCGCGTTCCCCGGACTGTTGGGGAGAACGCGATCTACTCGATGGATCTGGTGAAGGCTGCACCGAAGGAAGGGATCGACCCGCTCTGGTTCTACGGAATGCTGCGCTTCTCCCGCTTCTCGGCGGAGGTCCGTGAAGAGGCCACGGGTGCAACCGTCCTCCACCTGAAGCCCAAGCACATTGAGGCTTGGCACGCGCTGGTTGCCCCTCGGGTTTTGCGGGGACTGTTCTCGGAACAATTCAGTGCGATCCTCGATCAGGTGGACAATCTCGAACTTCAGAACGAGAAACTCGCCCAAACCCGCGACCTCCTCCTGCCGCGCCTCATGAACGGGGATATCGCGGTATGA